The Scleropages formosus chromosome 21, fSclFor1.1, whole genome shotgun sequence DNA segment AAATTCAATGGTATTGCGATACCAGAAAGCCAAGCCTCAGTTGttaggaaaaacacaagaaaatggTGGAAGGTAGGATGACCACCTTGTATCTTGTTGCTATACTAactcttgccatggtgtaagatctgaAAACTGAGGTGAAGGCATATTCACTACCTTGGCCTCCTCCAACTGCATGATGTTGGCCTGGCAGTCAGCAATGCTATCATTGATGTATTCAATGTTAGCCATCAGCGACTCCATTTCTTCATTCAGGGACGTAATGGTCCTGTCCTGTTCGGGGCTCTCAGCAGTGATTTTGTGTCTTTTCTTGGAAAGCTTCTCCCGCTGTTTAGTCAGGTCCTCCCGTTGCTGTGAAACAAGGAAGTACATAAGAACCGAAAGAGACCCCTTTCACTCACTCCTGCTTTCAGCATTTTGGCTAACAAGACTCTTGAGTCACATTCAAAATCCATTTATCCAAATCCCATATGAAGATTTGCTCATGTACTTTTGAGAAGGGACCTATCCAGAAGTGCTCTAGGTCACATTAGACGAAGGTAACATaatgaaagagatgttttggcGTAACAGTGTAAACATCACGCGAATGGTGGGACATGCAGGACGCACCTTCAGCAGCCGGTTCATGTCAGCTTCCATGTTGGAGATGGTCATCCTCTGCATGATGATGTCACTGATGCGGCGCTCCAGAGACTGCCATTTTGCTCGGACACTTCTGGAGGAGGACATGGCTGCCACGCTCCTTTCAAACCTCCTTGGACACACATGGGTTGGTGTCAGTTGGTCCAGCTAACCGGTGAGTTGCACACATAGCTCAACCATATCATGACAGCTCACAGGGAGATACCTGGTCACGTTGGGCGAAGCAGCTCCCAAGGGCGGTAGCACCCGACCCGAGGGTGCTCTTTGAGAGGGATCTTGCAATGGCTCAGGCAAACTAACCTTGCGGTTCACCTTCCCTGACGTGGGTCTCACCTGGCGCCGTAAAGCGGTCACCTGGGTGAGAAATGGAAACAGGAAAAACGCACTTCTGTTCAATAAGTATTAAGCGTTATCCACCTTCACACTATGCACCACAGGCCTTTCCACTGTGAAACTCTAGTCTTTTATAAGCTTGAGAGTAGTAGGTTGAGTGCTGAGAAGAAAACACGTCATGGAATGATCACCTCCTCAGTTTTCCTGCGGAGAATCAGCTCCTGTTGTCTCCTCTGTGCCTCAAGAAGTCTCAGCTGATGCTACGGTGGAAAAACAATCTCAGGCTCCAATGTAGAGAACATTAAAATGCTGAATTCAAAGGTGGTTTACACTTATGGACACCTCTCCTGCATCTACCACAACTTCTGCTTCACTGTGACACGCAAGGTTTCCGAACCCACCTCCTGTCTACGGTGATCCTTCTTCAGAGCAGCAATTTCACGGGTACGTTTTGTCTCCGTCATGCGGTTCTTCTCCTGTTGCTCCTTCATTTCCTTCATCAGACGTACCTGTGAGGACAATTGCGGTGACCACTAACCAACCATACCTATTCAAACCTATTTCTTATTTAAACCTTAATATGTTGACTTTTCAAAATACAGTTCTCAAATAATAGTTGCCAATGAGAATAGTCCGCCAGAGTGCACTTGGTTATTCACTGTAGCACACTGAAGACTgctctctgtgacacacactaCCTTGGTCTTCTTCATCTCCATCACATCCTGCTGCAACttcttcagctgtttctcaTACTGTGACTGGTTCTTCAGCAGCCTGGCATGCTCCTTCTGAGCAGACTGGAGCTTCTGCATCTCCTTGTTCATCATACTCAGCTTCTTCTCGTACTCAGCCTTTATCTTCTTGGCTTTCTCCTCAGAGAAGGTTTCCACTGAACCTGTCATGCACCATGTATCGTAAACACCTTCTCACATGCACATCGCACTTGGattagaaatgtaaacagtatCTACGATGAATCGGTGTGCAACATCTAATCATGCTGAAAGCTGTGATGTCACAAAAAGAAAGACTGACATTGGCTGTTCTGCTATGATGCTATTCGTGCCTATTATGGCACCAACACCCCTTTGGTGCCAGATGTTGTCAGTGCTCATGGTggcatacagtactgtgcaaaaatcttaggcacttgggggggggggaagctgtGAAATGAGAATGactccaaaaataatgctctaaattaataaacttcctacaagctcagtaaccatccatcatcaacaaccgcttgtcccaaggatgACCACCTTGTATCTTGTTGCTATACTCACTCTTGTCATGGTGTAAGATCTAAAAATTAAACTGCCACATCTTACAAAACCTCACTGTTTTAGAATGGTTGTCCCTCacccagttttattgcctctatacatctgtttctgttttagtTAATCGGTTTGccatacaaagacctcaagttctctatttggcaagtgatttttttaaccattttactCTCTTTAAGGATATAcaaaaacccttactgtaatactgtaactttttgcaaaaggaatgctcgAATATCTAAAGTATGCtttttcccattgacactaacgcagaagaaattaaataaccatctacaacaaatatttttgtgaaacatctaagtggaAGCAGGGTCGCACACCCATGCTGTGCAGCACACGGTCCCTCTCCAGCTGAGTGTCGCGGATCTTGCTCTGTAGCACCGTCAGCTTCTGCTCGTACTGCTGCTTGAGCGTGTGCAGGCGCCGTTGGCTGTTCTCCAGCTCATCGATCAGCTTCTGCTTGATGGCAATTTCACAAGTGATGTTGGCCAGGTCTGCCTGGAAGTCCTCTGTCATGACAACACAGTGAGGAAATGAGAAGCGGTCCTCTGAACAGTGGTCAACTGCAGTTAACCAGAGAGAAAACTCACCTGGCAGAGCATCTCCAGAAACGGGCAATTTATCCCCAAAGCAATCACACCAGATGAGCTATAATCTACATTGGTCACAATATTGTATGCTCACACCTTTTTCATCCAGCTCAGAGTCAGAGTCGTCAGAGCTCTCCTCTGCATCCATGCAttcctcttcatcttcttcctcatcatcctcatgGTCGCTTCCTCCATTTGTCTCCTGTTGGGAGTAGGAATGGACACATACAGAGAGTTCATTAAGAAAACCAGATACTTTACAAACACACTTCTGGATCCACTAACAAGAAGCAAAGTGAGGAGGCTAATAAGTGTACCATCTCTGTCTCCTCGCTGGTCCGGTCACACTGGTCTCGTTCCATCCCCTTGCCCTGCTCATTGTCAGGAAATTCTTCCTTAATCACACTGGAAAACAtacagagaaaagtgttatgACAACTTTTGCTAAATTCAAGAGTTCCCTTTGAAGAACTGCTCAATATAATAACTAACTCATAAGAAGACATTTGGTGACAGAAATACGCGGCTCTATTTTTTAGAAGTGTTAGTAGATCATTGTGACAATGAAGTTGCATTAAATTAGTGCTGCATAATTATTGCTGGTGATTAAatcaaaaacacagacagacacatatttacatacatataagACAACAGGTAATTCACTGTACATGAAAAACTAATTCAGAAGGTGCCAGATATGGTACATAAACTGGAGTATGAGTTTAATTTAAGTAAAAGGCTGTAAGGTCCATGAGGGCAGATACTGAAGCAACCAAACAATGCAGTCACGTGTTTTAATAAGACATAACAGGAAGAGACAGGTCACATTTGCTCTTAGTCTGTCGTTTTCTCTATTTTTATCTAGCTCAGACATGGGTTTAAGAGCTCTCTGCTGGAAAGCGGTTTGGCCAAGTGGTCACATGCAGTAAAGCAGCCTGTTAGTAGGAGTCTAATCAGGCTCAGTCAGGGAGGTCCGGGAGGGTGTATGGGGCTGTAGGCGAAGGCAACGCAAGCAACAAGGGGTTAAGGGAGCCCGGAACTGAAGGTGGGCTTTCCTCAAATGTGGGGTTACAGAAATGAACAGGGGCGGCTCAGCCAACCTGACATTATCAACTGCCTTTCGTCTCCTCTCCTCAAGCAACTGGAGCcttcggggggcgggggggaggatTTGGGTGTGGGGAAGGGGGTGCAGGGGTTTCAGGCCAACCAGAGAGCACAGAAGGCAGTAAAGGAGAAATCATTAACACAATGGGATGATGACCTTATAATTCAACATATCAAAGGCAGGAACATGGGAATAAGTCTCAGCATGCTGCACTGACCACAGGATGTTGAACATGATGAACATATCATGTTGTAACATAGTGATATGACTCCCATGTATCCCAGCTCTTTCATAAATTACTACTAACAGAGAAAGATGCCTCTCTGAAGCATCATGAGTTTCTTCATTAAACCCAATGAACAGCTGCAGAACAACAATGGCCATGTCTGAGAACTTTGGTGTAGGGGAACGGTACTTTCTTCTTCAATAATGTACAACCCTATCCATTAGGAAGAAAGACGGTTCAATATGATTtagaatttttcattattttgtcaaAGACTTTCTCTCCCCCAGTAGCAGTGATTTGGAAGCTTTTTCTTGGCTTGCGCTTTTGTGTTCACCACCTCATACTTCTCACTTGCTCTGTTCTGTTTGTGAACCCTCCAACACACGTTGACTCCACCAAAAACTTCCTGTACACGACTACAGCTTGAGTGCGCTACAGCTGAATTTAACCAAAATACACCAGCAAATACTGGTTGTGTGCCTCAAGATTTACACAATCAGACGCTGTTCTTGTATGACATCAGGAGCAACACATGATCTCCAGCACCACTACAGTGAAGCAGCACCCATAGGGCTTGGGTTCAAAGCTGGAGGCACAGCACACATTTTCCCCGATAACCACAAGTCTTCCACGAACCACCCACTTTTTTGCCTTCCgtcgcttcttcttcttcagtttcTCGAGGTTCTTCTTGGCAATCTCAATGATTTCAGAAGCCTCCTTCTCAGGTGCGAAGACGGATGGAGGGAAGGAGCCAGGGCTCCCGCTGTAGAAGGACGAGCGCACAGCAGCCCGGGACAGGCTCCTTCTCTGATGCTCATTCACGGCCTCGCTCTCCAGCAGCTTTGCCCTGCAGACAACCGTTCGTTCAAACTTCTCCGCAATGCCACAGAACCCTTTGTGACCTACGCATTCAATGCACAACGCAGTGCTGATACCTGAGGTCTTCAATCTCTTTGATATAGTTCTGGATCATGTTTCCAATTTCTTCATTTCCCTCGCCTGGAAAAACAGGATGTCAGATAATACTCATCCTTTGCTTTGGAAGCATCACACAAGTGTTCAGTTTTGTCCATAAGAGGGGTAAAGGGTGTCATACAGACCTGCCCTAGCGAGTGCCTGGTTGGCCTGGTCGGTCAGCAGCTGCGTGATCCGGGCTTTCTGCGCATCGATGGTCTCCTGCATGGCCTTGACGCGAACACGCAGGTTATTGTTCTCCATCTGCAGCATGGAGTTCTCGTGGAACATGTCGCTGATGCTCTCCGCACCATCCTCACCCACCAGTCGCTTGCCCTGCACACAAGGGCAAGGGAAGAATTATACCTCGTGCTTTTACATGAACACAACTCTGACATCATTCGCCAGCTGCCGGGTGTCACCCTCACCGTCTTGTACTCCATGAGCTCCATCTGCAGCCGGGCGATCTCAGTTCGCAGGGCACTGATCTGCTGGCTGGCCTTGTCCTGATTCACCACAACCCGGTTCTTGATGTTCCGCGCCCGGTTAGCATATTTTAGTGTGTTCAGTGTCTCCATGAAGTCCCGATCCGATGGGCTGATGCATGCGATCATCACCGTTTGACTGAGGAATTAAAGAGAAAATCAGTTCCTTCCGCTCTTTATTGCTTCTTATGCATCCCAGAATTTTAGGAAGGAAATAAATCCAACTGCTTAATGCGGCACCTGTTTCCACCGAGCGAGTCCTGCAGGAGGCGAGTGAGCTTGGAGTCACGGTACGGCACGTGAGATGATCGTTTGTTTCTGTCTCCCAGTGCGCTGATAACGTTCCCTAAGGCCAGCTTCAGCAAGGAAGATGGACACACAATGGTTGGTTGATGGATGGTTAAGAGTCGACACAATGCATGGCACTTCTTAAAAGTGCCTATTATTTCCCCCATAAAGCTCAGAAGACAGAAGTGAAAATATTCATGAATAACTTGAAGTAAGTAATTTGAAAAGGATTTTTGGAAAATTCTGCTTTTGTGCTCGTTAATACTTTAAAACTAACTATGGTTTTGGAGCACTGATTTATAGCAATGAGGAAAGCAGGGGGTTCTTTAAAAAGCCTGTAGAAATACAGCTTTCACCTCAGTAACATCCAATTACTACTGACTGCCATTCCGAAAAATATTGTACAAGCAAATGTCACAAAATGTTGACGGCTGTAAGCAGCACTTGCTCCGTGTTGTTTACATATAAGAAATCGGAGGCTGCGGTGGAACCCCAGGGAGAACAGCGCCTCACCAGCCCGCAGTTGATGGAGATGCCCTCTTTGGCTCGGTCCCCCGTCGCCCCAGTTCTTTTCAGCCTCTCGGACCCAGCCAGGTCCACAAAGTGAAACTTGGCTGTGAGGGTCTCAAACTCTGAGGCGGCTCCCATCATGCTGTTGTCTACCTTGTCGTCCTGCAAACGGTCAATTCCAAAAGCAGAGCGAGTTTGTATCCCGTCCACACACTGAGCTAACAGCATATTACTCTATAATAAGgggtaaatgtaacattttttccagtaaaaaaaaaaaaaagaaactaaaagaGCAGTGTAGGCAAAAATTagatcattatttaaaaaaaaaaataaataaaaaaacatacgTGGTCGGGGGAACAGACGCGCACTTGGCACAGGTGGATGGTGAAGATGGCATGGGATCGAGAGCTCTGCACATTCATCTGGGTGCTGGCCGTGGTGCGAGACAGCGCTCCCAGTTTCAGACACTGCAATAGCtgagggagtgggggggggcgtggtgttTTACCACACGTACACGTACCGCATCATCTCAGGAGGACACAGCAATTTACACACCGCTGACCTCGGCCTCGGAAGTTACGGTCCGAGTGGTAACGCCCACTGTGTAGATTCCCCCGCTGCCGTCCTCGTGGATCTTAATGTTGGACTTTTGCTTCCTGGCCTCAGTGTCACGTGTCGTGTCAAAGAGGTCCAGAACTTCCTCGTTGTAGAGCTATGGTTCCAAAAATTCAGATATTTGCAATGTTTCAAATAGAAATCCTTCATTATTATATCCACGCAGcaaataatttcttaaaattatcAGACTCGCTTATCAGGATATACTGGGCCAAAGCGCCAAACACAACtttgtaaacaataaaaaaaaaaagtggagttggagttaatatacagtaaaaataaaactgcataagTCATAATTCTACATCTACATTCTAGAACTTTCCCTCCTGTCCATTACTGAGGTAGTTATGGTTCAGGCTCCAGTGTTCAGTAAAATATATACCTCTGCTTTGTTTCAAATGAAGGCTAAGCCCCATGTCACACACTTTCCGTCTCAGGACACAGCCTTCActcacaagacacacacacacacacacacacccgtaaGACAACGTCCACTCTCTCTAGTGCTTGCCTCCAAGAACTGGGCATTGATCTTAAACTCGGGGATGGGGAGCCCCTGCTCAACGGCGGCCTTCTGGCGCTCCTCAATGCCCCTGAAGAGATGGGCGATGGCGCGGGGGATGATGCCGAACTCCTCGTCGGTAACGCTCACGTCAAACCCTGTGCCCATGGTGTAGGTCTTCCCTGAGCCTGTCTGGTTAGGAAGAAAGATGGAGGCCCTGGAGTTTTGCACAATGACTTCAGACCTTCAGATGGAAACTACATTCTCCTGTTGTATCCAACACCTTTTCTGGTCAGTCTCAAATCTTTATCAAATTCCATGTCTATATTTCAGCTCAGAGCAATGAATTTTACAGTGGAGGTGGCTTTTCACAGCATCGCTtcatctacatttactcatttagctgatgcttttctccaaagtga contains these protein-coding regions:
- the LOC108921005 gene encoding kinesin-like protein KIF21A isoform X2; this translates as MTGGQDESSVRVAVRIRPQLAREKIEGCHICTFVTPGEPQVVLGKDKAFTYDYVLDMDTQQDRLYASCTEKLIEGCFEGYNATVLAYGQTGSGKTYTMGTGFDVSVTDEEFGIIPRAIAHLFRGIEERQKAAVEQGLPIPEFKINAQFLELYNEEVLDLFDTTRDTEARKQKSNIKIHEDGSGGIYTVGVTTRTVTSEAELLQCLKLGALSRTTASTQMNVQSSRSHAIFTIHLCQVRVCSPDHDDKVDNSMMGAASEFETLTAKFHFVDLAGSERLKRTGATGDRAKEGISINCGLLALGNVISALGDRNKRSSHVPYRDSKLTRLLQDSLGGNSQTVMIACISPSDRDFMETLNTLKYANRARNIKNRVVVNQDKASQQISALRTEIARLQMELMEYKTGKRLVGEDGAESISDMFHENSMLQMENNNLRVRVKAMQETIDAQKARITQLLTDQANQALARAGEGNEEIGNMIQNYIKEIEDLRAKLLESEAVNEHQRRSLSRAAVRSSFYSGSPGSFPPSVFAPEKEASEIIEIAKKNLEKLKKKKRRKAKNVIKEEFPDNEQGKGMERDQCDRTSEETEMETNGGSDHEDDEEEDEEECMDAEESSDDSDSELDEKEDFQADLANITCEIAIKQKLIDELENSQRRLHTLKQQYEQKLTVLQSKIRDTQLERDRVLHSMGSVETFSEEKAKKIKAEYEKKLSMMNKEMQKLQSAQKEHARLLKNQSQYEKQLKKLQQDVMEMKKTKVRLMKEMKEQQEKNRMTETKRTREIAALKKDHRRQEHQLRLLEAQRRQQELILRRKTEEVTALRRQVRPTSGKVNRKVSLPEPLQDPSQRAPSGRVLPPLGAASPNVTRFERSVAAMSSSRSVRAKWQSLERRISDIIMQRMTISNMEADMNRLLKQREDLTKQREKLSKKRHKITAESPEQDRTITSLNEEMESLMANIEYINDSIADCQANIMQLEEAKEEGDTVDISTVIGSCTLSEARFLLDRFLTLAINKGLQAAQKESQVKVMEGRLKQTEINSATQNQLLFHMLKEKAEFNPELDALLGNALQELGNIPVEHEEESSSDESVPSPSTDGGSLTSENIKLCTDSRPKNKARRRTTTQMELLYASSSDPTIDVPSEFPSPLLPVSGAQDQGVSPECVGAAIRDREATSPSSGLSVKLGSISASRPPSGIERRPPDSTPSTRSRMSDRGQTATDKFKGQETKQGVINPVAVPKGSRAAPLLCVYMAEGHTKAVLCVDSTDDLLFTGSKDRTCKVWNLVTGQEIMSLGDHPSSVVSVKYSSSLVFTVSTAYIKVWDIRDSAKCIRTLTSSGQVTPGDTFVTSTTRTVTVPPGENQINQIALNPAGSFLYAAAGNSVRMWDLRRFVSTGKLTGHLGPVMCVSVDRMGHGQDLVVTGSKDHYVKMFDVTEGALGSICPTHSFEPPHYDAVESLCVQGDWLFSGSRDSSIKKWDLSHKVLQQQVSTAHHAWICALAVAPGSPTLLSCCRGGMLKLWHADSLAPLGEMKGHESPINGICVNSSHLFTASDDQTVKIWEVRSGMSDITT
- the LOC108921005 gene encoding kinesin-like protein KIF21A isoform X1, with protein sequence MTGGQDESSVRVAVRIRPQLAREKIEGCHICTFVTPGEPQVVLGKDKAFTYDYVLDMDTQQDRLYASCTEKLIEGCFEGYNATVLAYGQTGSGKTYTMGTGFDVSVTDEEFGIIPRAIAHLFRGIEERQKAAVEQGLPIPEFKINAQFLELYNEEVLDLFDTTRDTEARKQKSNIKIHEDGSGGIYTVGVTTRTVTSEAELLQCLKLGALSRTTASTQMNVQSSRSHAIFTIHLCQVRVCSPDHDDKVDNSMMGAASEFETLTAKFHFVDLAGSERLKRTGATGDRAKEGISINCGLLALGNVISALGDRNKRSSHVPYRDSKLTRLLQDSLGGNSQTVMIACISPSDRDFMETLNTLKYANRARNIKNRVVVNQDKASQQISALRTEIARLQMELMEYKTGKRLVGEDGAESISDMFHENSMLQMENNNLRVRVKAMQETIDAQKARITQLLTDQANQALARAGEGNEEIGNMIQNYIKEIEDLRAKLLESEAVNEHQRRSLSRAAVRSSFYSGSPGSFPPSVFAPEKEASEIIEIAKKNLEKLKKKKRRKAKNVIKEEFPDNEQGKGMERDQCDRTSEETEMETNGGSDHEDDEEEDEEECMDAEESSDDSDSELDEKEDFQADLANITCEIAIKQKLIDELENSQRRLHTLKQQYEQKLTVLQSKIRDTQLERDRVLHSMGSVETFSEEKAKKIKAEYEKKLSMMNKEMQKLQSAQKEHARLLKNQSQYEKQLKKLQQDVMEMKKTKVRLMKEMKEQQEKNRMTETKRTREIAALKKDHRRQEHQLRLLEAQRRQQELILRRKTEEVTALRRQVRPTSGKVNRKVSLPEPLQDPSQRAPSGRVLPPLGAASPNVTRRFERSVAAMSSSRSVRAKWQSLERRISDIIMQRMTISNMEADMNRLLKQREDLTKQREKLSKKRHKITAESPEQDRTITSLNEEMESLMANIEYINDSIADCQANIMQLEEAKEEGDTVDISTVIGSCTLSEARFLLDRFLTLAINKGLQAAQKESQVKVMEGRLKQTEINSATQNQLLFHMLKEKAEFNPELDALLGNALQELGNIPVEHEEESSSDESVPSPSTDGGSLTSENIKLCTDSRPKNKARRRTTTQMELLYASSSDPTIDVPSEFPSPLLPVSGAQDQGVSPECVGAAIRDREATSPSSGLSVKLGSISASRPPSGIERRPPDSTPSTRSRMSDRGQTATDKFKGQETKQGVINPVAVPKGSRAAPLLCVYMAEGHTKAVLCVDSTDDLLFTGSKDRTCKVWNLVTGQEIMSLGDHPSSVVSVKYSSSLVFTVSTAYIKVWDIRDSAKCIRTLTSSGQVTPGDTFVTSTTRTVTVPPGENQINQIALNPAGSFLYAAAGNSVRMWDLRRFVSTGKLTGHLGPVMCVSVDRMGHGQDLVVTGSKDHYVKMFDVTEGALGSICPTHSFEPPHYDAVESLCVQGDWLFSGSRDSSIKKWDLSHKVLQQQVSTAHHAWICALAVAPGSPTLLSCCRGGMLKLWHADSLAPLGEMKGHESPINGICVNSSHLFTASDDQTVKIWEVRSGMSDITT